In the genome of Populus nigra chromosome 9, ddPopNigr1.1, whole genome shotgun sequence, one region contains:
- the LOC133703305 gene encoding G-type lectin S-receptor-like serine/threonine-protein kinase B120 isoform X1, with protein sequence MITMSRSLVIAFFFSLSYSLLFLAPSCRAETNTLTKGQSIKDGETLISVDENFELGFFSPGNSTSRYVGVRYSKIQDQAVIWVANRHNPISGTDGVLRIGEDGNLLVVNGNGSSVWSSNAPVVSSNTALMLDTTGNLILSSNNSIGDTDKAYWQSFNNPTDTYLPDMKVLIGSAEIHAFTSWKSTSDPSPGNFTMGVDPRGAPQIVVWEQSRRRWRSGHWNAHIFSGVPSMAALTTYRYGFKVTPGNDGKFYLTYNPSDPSELMKFQITWNGFEEQKRWNESTKAWQVIQSQPSEECEKYNHCGNFGVCTPSGSPNCRCLEGFQPSHPDQWRLGNWSGGCERRSPLQCQRNTSNGGEDGFKAVRCTKLPDFADVYQLSSDDCKKRCQNNCSCKAYAHVTGIQCMIWNGDLTDVQNHMQSGNTLYMRLAYSELDHSRMSTYVIVLIVLAGLAFLVICVWLLWMLKKKLKVLPTATPASMSTNHELQVYDLSRSKEYPTDLSGPGDLVIEGSQVNGPDLPIFNFNCVAAATNNFSDENKLGQGGFGPVYKGKLPGGEEIAVKRLSKISGQGLQEFKNEIILIAKLQHRNLVRLLGCSIQGDEKMLIYEYMPNKSLDYFLFADPEKQGLLEWNKRFEIIEGIARGLLYLHRDSRLRIIHRDLKASNILLDEGMNPKISDFGMARIFGANQNEINTNRVVGTYGYMAPEYAMEGLFSVKSDVYSFGVLLLEIVSGRRNTSFRMTDHVILIAYAWDLWSEGKAMEMVDPSIRDSCNQNEVLRCIQLGMLCVQDSALHRPNMASVVLMLESSTTSIPLPREPTFTSVRASIDTETFMEAQEITSSNDLTVSMGEISTISNEAVD encoded by the exons ATGATCACCATGAGCAGGAGCCTTGTTAttgcttttttcttctccttgtcCTATTCCTTGTTGTTTCTAGCTCCCTCTTGCCGTGCTGAGACTAATACGCTAACCAAAGGCCAATCGATTAAAGATGGTGAAACCTTGATATCTGTTGATGAAAACTTTGAGTTGGGATTCTTTAGCCCTGGAAATTCCACTTCAAGATATGTTGGTGTTAGGTATTCCAAGATTCAGGACCAGGCTGTCATCTGGGTTGCTAATAGACACAATCCAATATCTGGTACTGATGGAGTCTTGAGGATCGGTGAAGATGGGAATTTGTTGGTTGTAAATGGAAATGGAAGTTCAGTTTGGTCAAGTAATGCTCCAGTTGTGTCTAGTAACACAGCATTAATGCTTGACACTACAGGCAATCTTATTCTCTCAAGCAATAATAGTATTGGTGACACAGATAAGGCCTATTGGCAAAGCTTCAATAATCCTACCGATACATATCTGCCAGACATGAAAGTTCTTATAGGTTCTGCAGAGATTCATGCCTTCACTTCATGGAAATCTACAAGCGATCCTTCACCAGGAAACTTCACCATGGGAGTTGATCCTCGCGGAGCACCACAAATAGTGGTTTGGGAGCAATCGAGAAGAAGGTGGAGAAGTGGGCATTGGAATGCGCACATATTCTCAGGTGTGCCATCTATGGCAGCTTTAACCACTTACCGATATGGATTTAAGGTCACTCCTGGAAACGATGGAAAGTTTTATCTTACATACAATCCATCAGATCCTTCTGAATTGATGAAGTTTCAAATAACTTGGAATGGGTTTGAAGAGCAGAAAAGGTGGAATGAAAGTACGAAGGCGTGGCAAGTAATTCAATCACAGCCTTCTGAAGAGTGTGAGAAGTACAATCACTGTGGAAATTTTGGAGTCTGTACTCCATCGGGATCTCCCAACTGCAGATGTCTAGAAGGGTTTCAGCCAAGTCATCCAGATCAGTGGAGACTAGGAAATTGGTCAGGAGGATGTGAAAGAAGGTCTCCTTTACAGTGCCAGAGGAACACTAGTAATGGTGGAGAAGATGGGTTCAAAGCAGTAAGGTGCACGAAGTTGCCTGATTTTGCAGATGTGTATCAATTGTCCTCGGATGATTGCAAAAAAAGGTGTCAAAATAACTGTTCGTGTAAGGCGTATGCGCACGTCACTGGGATTCAATGCATGATATGGAATGGGGACTTGACTGATGTCCAGAATCATATGCAAAGTGGGAACACCCTGTACATGCGTCTCGCGTATTCTGAATTAG ATCACAGCAGGATGTCTACGTATGTGATAGTACTGATAGTTTTGGCTGGACTGGCCTTCCTAGTCATCTGTGTATGGCTGCTGTGGATGCTCAAAAAGAAACTTAAAG TTTTGCCAACAGCTACCCCAGCTTCAATGTCGACAAATCATGAATTACAAGTTTATGATTTGAGCAGAAGTAAAGAGTATCCAACAGATCTTTCTGGACCTGGTGACCTTGTTATAGAAGGGAGCCAAGTAAATGGTCCAGATTTGCCAATATTCAATTTCAACTGTGTTGCAGCTGCAACAAACAATTTTTCTGATGAAAACAAGCTTGGGCAGGGGGGATTTGGCCCTGTTTACAAG GGCAAGCTTCCTGGAGGAGAGGAAATAGCAGTAAAGAGGCTTTCAAAAATCTCTGGCCAAGGCTTGCAGGAGTTCAAGAATGAAATTATTCTGATTGCCAAATTGCAGCATAGAAATCTTGTTCGATTATTGGGATGCAGCATTCAGGGTGATGAGAAGATGCTGATTTATGAATACATGCCAAATAAAAGCCTGGATTACTTCCTTTTTG CAGACCCTGAGAAGCAAGGGCTATTAGAGTGGAATAAACGTTTCGAAATAATTGAAGGGATCGCCAGAGGCCTTCTTTATCTCCATAGAGATTCGAGACTACGAATCATTCACCGGGACCTGAAGGCTAGTAACATTTTGTTGGACGAGGGAATGAACCCAAAGATTTCAGACTTCGGCATGGCCAGAATATTTGGGGCaaaccaaaatgaaataaacaCGAACAGAGTTGTTGGCACATA CGGTTATATGGCACCCGAATACGCCATGGAAGGCCTATTCTCAGTGAAGTCTGATGTTTATAGCTTTGGAGTATTACTCCTAGAGATTGTCAGTGGCCGAAGGAATACTAGCTTCCGTATGACAGATCACGTTATCCTTATCGCTTAT GCATGGGATCTTTGGAGTGAAGGTAAAGCAATGGAGATGGTTGATCCTTCCATCCGAGATTCATGTAACCAAAACGAAGTGTTGAGATGCATACAACTCGGCATGTTGTGTGTGCAAGATTCCGCACTTCATAGACCAAACATGGCATCAGTTGTACTCATGCTGGAGAGCAGCACAACAAGCATTCCATTGCCTAGGGAACCCACTTTTACTTCTGTCAGAGCCTCTATAGATACAGAAACTTTTATGGAAGCACAAGAAATCACTTCGTCGAATGACTTGACAGTTTCAATG GGAGAAATTTCAACTATAAGCAACGAGGCTGTGGATTGA
- the LOC133703305 gene encoding G-type lectin S-receptor-like serine/threonine-protein kinase B120 isoform X2, with amino-acid sequence MITMSRSLVIAFFFSLSYSLLFLAPSCRAETNTLTKGQSIKDGETLISVDENFELGFFSPGNSTSRYVGVRYSKIQDQAVIWVANRHNPISGTDGVLRIGEDGNLLVVNGNGSSVWSSNAPVVSSNTALMLDTTGNLILSSNNSIGDTDKAYWQSFNNPTDTYLPDMKVLIGSAEIHAFTSWKSTSDPSPGNFTMGVDPRGAPQIVVWEQSRRRWRSGHWNAHIFSGVPSMAALTTYRYGFKVTPGNDGKFYLTYNPSDPSELMKFQITWNGFEEQKRWNESTKAWQVIQSQPSEECEKYNHCGNFGVCTPSGSPNCRCLEGFQPSHPDQWRLGNWSGGCERRSPLQCQRNTSNGGEDGFKAVRCTKLPDFADVYQLSSDDCKKRCQNNCSCKAYAHVTGIQCMIWNGDLTDVQNHMQSGNTLYMRLAYSELDHSRMSTYVIVLIVLAGLAFLVICVWLLWMLKKKLKVLPTATPASMSTNHELQVYDLSRSKEYPTDLSGPGDLVIEGSQVNGPDLPIFNFNCVAAATNNFSDENKLGQGGFGPVYKGKLPGGEEIAVKRLSKISGQGLQEFKNEIILIAKLQHRNLVRLLGCSIQGDEKMLIYEYMPNKSLDYFLFDPEKQGLLEWNKRFEIIEGIARGLLYLHRDSRLRIIHRDLKASNILLDEGMNPKISDFGMARIFGANQNEINTNRVVGTYGYMAPEYAMEGLFSVKSDVYSFGVLLLEIVSGRRNTSFRMTDHVILIAYAWDLWSEGKAMEMVDPSIRDSCNQNEVLRCIQLGMLCVQDSALHRPNMASVVLMLESSTTSIPLPREPTFTSVRASIDTETFMEAQEITSSNDLTVSMGEISTISNEAVD; translated from the exons ATGATCACCATGAGCAGGAGCCTTGTTAttgcttttttcttctccttgtcCTATTCCTTGTTGTTTCTAGCTCCCTCTTGCCGTGCTGAGACTAATACGCTAACCAAAGGCCAATCGATTAAAGATGGTGAAACCTTGATATCTGTTGATGAAAACTTTGAGTTGGGATTCTTTAGCCCTGGAAATTCCACTTCAAGATATGTTGGTGTTAGGTATTCCAAGATTCAGGACCAGGCTGTCATCTGGGTTGCTAATAGACACAATCCAATATCTGGTACTGATGGAGTCTTGAGGATCGGTGAAGATGGGAATTTGTTGGTTGTAAATGGAAATGGAAGTTCAGTTTGGTCAAGTAATGCTCCAGTTGTGTCTAGTAACACAGCATTAATGCTTGACACTACAGGCAATCTTATTCTCTCAAGCAATAATAGTATTGGTGACACAGATAAGGCCTATTGGCAAAGCTTCAATAATCCTACCGATACATATCTGCCAGACATGAAAGTTCTTATAGGTTCTGCAGAGATTCATGCCTTCACTTCATGGAAATCTACAAGCGATCCTTCACCAGGAAACTTCACCATGGGAGTTGATCCTCGCGGAGCACCACAAATAGTGGTTTGGGAGCAATCGAGAAGAAGGTGGAGAAGTGGGCATTGGAATGCGCACATATTCTCAGGTGTGCCATCTATGGCAGCTTTAACCACTTACCGATATGGATTTAAGGTCACTCCTGGAAACGATGGAAAGTTTTATCTTACATACAATCCATCAGATCCTTCTGAATTGATGAAGTTTCAAATAACTTGGAATGGGTTTGAAGAGCAGAAAAGGTGGAATGAAAGTACGAAGGCGTGGCAAGTAATTCAATCACAGCCTTCTGAAGAGTGTGAGAAGTACAATCACTGTGGAAATTTTGGAGTCTGTACTCCATCGGGATCTCCCAACTGCAGATGTCTAGAAGGGTTTCAGCCAAGTCATCCAGATCAGTGGAGACTAGGAAATTGGTCAGGAGGATGTGAAAGAAGGTCTCCTTTACAGTGCCAGAGGAACACTAGTAATGGTGGAGAAGATGGGTTCAAAGCAGTAAGGTGCACGAAGTTGCCTGATTTTGCAGATGTGTATCAATTGTCCTCGGATGATTGCAAAAAAAGGTGTCAAAATAACTGTTCGTGTAAGGCGTATGCGCACGTCACTGGGATTCAATGCATGATATGGAATGGGGACTTGACTGATGTCCAGAATCATATGCAAAGTGGGAACACCCTGTACATGCGTCTCGCGTATTCTGAATTAG ATCACAGCAGGATGTCTACGTATGTGATAGTACTGATAGTTTTGGCTGGACTGGCCTTCCTAGTCATCTGTGTATGGCTGCTGTGGATGCTCAAAAAGAAACTTAAAG TTTTGCCAACAGCTACCCCAGCTTCAATGTCGACAAATCATGAATTACAAGTTTATGATTTGAGCAGAAGTAAAGAGTATCCAACAGATCTTTCTGGACCTGGTGACCTTGTTATAGAAGGGAGCCAAGTAAATGGTCCAGATTTGCCAATATTCAATTTCAACTGTGTTGCAGCTGCAACAAACAATTTTTCTGATGAAAACAAGCTTGGGCAGGGGGGATTTGGCCCTGTTTACAAG GGCAAGCTTCCTGGAGGAGAGGAAATAGCAGTAAAGAGGCTTTCAAAAATCTCTGGCCAAGGCTTGCAGGAGTTCAAGAATGAAATTATTCTGATTGCCAAATTGCAGCATAGAAATCTTGTTCGATTATTGGGATGCAGCATTCAGGGTGATGAGAAGATGCTGATTTATGAATACATGCCAAATAAAAGCCTGGATTACTTCCTTTTTG ACCCTGAGAAGCAAGGGCTATTAGAGTGGAATAAACGTTTCGAAATAATTGAAGGGATCGCCAGAGGCCTTCTTTATCTCCATAGAGATTCGAGACTACGAATCATTCACCGGGACCTGAAGGCTAGTAACATTTTGTTGGACGAGGGAATGAACCCAAAGATTTCAGACTTCGGCATGGCCAGAATATTTGGGGCaaaccaaaatgaaataaacaCGAACAGAGTTGTTGGCACATA CGGTTATATGGCACCCGAATACGCCATGGAAGGCCTATTCTCAGTGAAGTCTGATGTTTATAGCTTTGGAGTATTACTCCTAGAGATTGTCAGTGGCCGAAGGAATACTAGCTTCCGTATGACAGATCACGTTATCCTTATCGCTTAT GCATGGGATCTTTGGAGTGAAGGTAAAGCAATGGAGATGGTTGATCCTTCCATCCGAGATTCATGTAACCAAAACGAAGTGTTGAGATGCATACAACTCGGCATGTTGTGTGTGCAAGATTCCGCACTTCATAGACCAAACATGGCATCAGTTGTACTCATGCTGGAGAGCAGCACAACAAGCATTCCATTGCCTAGGGAACCCACTTTTACTTCTGTCAGAGCCTCTATAGATACAGAAACTTTTATGGAAGCACAAGAAATCACTTCGTCGAATGACTTGACAGTTTCAATG GGAGAAATTTCAACTATAAGCAACGAGGCTGTGGATTGA
- the LOC133703642 gene encoding F-box protein At3g07870-like, producing the protein MKSHRGRRSRAKNGGNQAQDAEWSMSALPDDITADILLQLPLKSKIQCRCVCRTWSNLLSDSYFSEVQRERAQSMLVLRSPPSCVSRKAAAHAPNDFYVVDLDSGSVRNNVMKLNTKNNLPTCHVELVGSCNGLLCLFDKNSKKVFYLCNPVTGEHVRTPANCKKEKQRGKTILDAVLGFGFSPQSNHYMVLRITRKKLTYPISILRSEGEICIFGDNEWKSIGEIPFPDCKKFFGVSLNGALHWILNLDDYADADMICALDIDSKKIRPISPPNGFRRDTTEMTLGVLRDCLFICDSMTLYNLDIWVMKEYGVKDSWTKEIVIAKTSLPSNLQNSFLQPIMVSKDGEVLISSDSSVFVWYDPGSKSFTKVTLPSRVGSEFEAVCSVASFDSLSAIMKKECRRDQCYTAR; encoded by the coding sequence ATGAAGAGCCACAGAGGAAGAAGATCTAGAGCCAAGAATGGTGGCAACCAAGCTCAAGATGCAGAATGGTCAATGTCTGCGCTTCCGGACGATATAACCGCAGACATTCTCTTGCAACTCCCCTTGAAAAGCAAAATTCAATGTAGGTGTGTATGCAGGACCTGGAGCAATTTACTCTCGGACTCGTACTTCTCTGAAGTTCAACGTGAAAGAGCTCAATCCATGCTTGTCCTTCGCTCGCCACCGTCATGTGTTTCCAGGAAAGCTGCAGCCCATGCTCCGAACGATTTTTACGTGGTTGATCTCGATTCAGGTTCAGTTCGCAATAATGTCATGAAGTTAAACACCAAAAACAATCTCCCCACCTGTCATGTCGAACTGGTGGGCTCATGCAACGgcttgctttgtttgtttgataaGAATTCGAAGAAAGTTTTTTACCTTTGCAATCCAGTGACGGGGGAACATGTCAGGACTCCTGCGAACTGCAAGAAGGAAAAACAGAGAGGGAAAACGATATTGGATGCGGTTCTTGGGTTTGGGTTTAGTCCTCAAAGCAATCATTACATGGTTTTAAGAATAACCCGTAAGAAACTTACTTATCCTATTTCTATTCTGCGTTCAGAAGGTGAAATTTGCATATTTGGAGACAATGAGTGGAAAAGTATTGGGGAGATTCCATTCCCAGATTGTAAGAAATTCTTTGGTGTTTCTCTGAATGGAGCTCTTCATTGGATTCTCAACCTTGATGACTATGCAGATGCTGATATGATATGTGCTTTAGATATCGACAGCAAAAAGATTAGGCCAATTTCGCCACCGAATGGCTTCAGGAGGGATACTACAGAGATGACCTTGGGAGTACTAAGAGATTGTCTCTTTATATGTGACAGTATGACTTTGTATAATCTTGACATATGGGTGATGAAAGAATATGGAGTCAAGGATTCTTGGACTAAAGAGATTGTAATTGCGAAGACCTCGCTTCCTTCGAATCTGCAAAATTCCTTTCTCCAGCCAATTATGGTTTCTAAGGATGGAGAGGTTTTGATTTCAAGTGATTCCAGCGTTTTTGTTTGGTATGATCCAGGAAGTAAAAGTTTCACAAAAGTAACTCTACCCAGCAGGGTTGGGTCCGAATTCGAAGCAGTTTGTTCTGTTGCAAGCTTTGATTCGCTATCTGCCATCATGAAGAAAGAATGCAGGAGGGATCAATGCTACACAGCAAGATAA
- the LOC133703307 gene encoding G-type lectin S-receptor-like serine/threonine-protein kinase B120, whose amino-acid sequence MITMSRSLVIAFFFSLSYSLLFLAPSCHAATNTLTKGQSIKDGETLISVDENFELGFFSPGNSTSRYVGVRYSKIQDQAVIWVANRDNPISGTDGVLRIGEDGNLLVVNGNGSSVWSSNAAVVSSNTALMLDTTGNLILSSNDSIGDTDKAYWQSFNNPTDTYLPDMKVLIGSAEIHAFTSWKSTSDPSPGNFTMGVDPRGAPQIVVWEQSRRRWRSGHWNGLIFSGVPSMAALTTYRYGFKITRENDGKLYFTYNPSDPSELMKFQMTWNGFEEQKRWNKSTKAWQVIQSQPSEECEKYNHCGNFGVCTPSRSPNCRCLEGFQPKHPDQWRLGNWSGGCERRSPLQCQRNTSNGGEDGFKAVRCTKLPDLADVYSFSSDDCRKTCQNNCSCKAYASVTGIGCMIWNGDLTDVQNHIQSGNTLYMRLAYSELDHSRMSTYVIVLIVSAGLAFLAICIWLLWMLKKKLKVLPTATPASMSTNHELQVYDLSRSKEYPTDLSGPGDLVIEGSQVNGPDLPMFNFNCVAAATNNFSEENKLGQGGFGPVYKGKLPGGEEIAVKRLSKISGQGLQEFKNEIILIAKLQHRNLVRLLGCSIQGDEKMLIYEYMPNKSLDYFLFDPEKQGLLEWNKRFEIIEGIARGLLYLHRDSRLRIIHRDLKASNILLDEGMNPKISDFGMARIFGANQNEINTNRVVGTYGYMAPEYAMEGLFSVKSDVYSFGVLLLEIVSGRRNTSFRMTDHVILIAYAWDLWSEGKAMEMVDPSIRDSCNENEVLRCIQLGMLCVQDSALHRPNMASVVLMLESSTTSIPLPREPTFTSVRASIDTETFMEAQEITSSNDLTVSMGEISTISNEVVD is encoded by the exons ATGATCACCATGAGCAGGAGCCTTGTTAttgcttttttcttctccttgtcCTATTCCTTGTTGTTTCTAGCTCCCTCTTGCCATGCTGCGACTAATACACTAACCAAAGGCCAATCGATTAAAGATGGTGAAACCTTGATATCTGTTGATGAAAACTTTGAGTTGGGATTCTTTAGCCCTGGAAATTCCACTTCAAGATATGTTGGTGTTAGGTATTCCAAGATTCAGGACCAGGCTGTCATCTGGGTTGCTAATAGAGACAATCCAATATCTGGTACTGATGGAGTCTTGAGGATCGGTGAAGATGGGAATTTGTTGGTTGTAAATGGAAATGGAAGTTCAGTTTGGTCAAGTAATGCTGCAGTTGTGTCTAGTAACACAGCATTAATGCTTGACACTACAGGCAATCTTATTCTCTCAAGCAATGATAGTATTGGTGACACAGATAAGGCCTATTGGCAAAGCTTCAATAATCCTACCGATACATATCTGCCAGACATGAAAGTTCTTATAGGTTCTGCAGAGATTCATGCCTTCACTTCATGGAAATCTACAAGCGATCCTTCACCAGGAAACTTCACCATGGGAGTTGATCCTCGCGGAGCACCACAAATAGTGGTTTGGGAGCAATCGAGAAGAAGGTGGAGAAGTGGGCATTGGAATGGGCTGATATTCTCAGGTGTGCCATCTATGGCGGCTTTAACCACTTACCGATATGGATTTAAGATCACTCGTGAAAACGATGGAAAGCTTTATTTTACATACAATCCATCAGATCCTTCCGAATTGATGAAGTTTCAAATGACTTGGAATGGGTTTGAAGAGCAGAAAAGGTGGAATAAAAGTACAAAGGCGTGGCAAGTAATACAATCACAGCCTTCTGAAGAGTGTGAGAAGTACAATCACTGTGGCAATTTTGGAGTCTGTACTCCATCGAGATCTCCTAACTGCAGATGTCTAGAAGGTTTTCAGCCAAAGCATCCAGATCAGTGGAGACTAGGAAATTGGTCAGGAGGATGTGAAAGAAGGTCTCCTTTACAGTGCCAGAGGAACACTAGTAATGGTGGAGAGGATGGGTTCAAAGCAGTAAGGTGCACGAAGTTGCCTGATTTAGCAGATGTGTATTCATTCTCCTCGGATGATTGCAGAAAAACGTGTCAAAATAACTGTTCGTGTAAGGCGTATGCGAGCGTCACTGGGATTGGATGCATGATATGGAATGGGGACTTGACTGATGTCCAGAATCATATCCAAAGTGGGAACACCCTGTATATGCGTCTCGCGTATTCTGAATTAG ATCACAGCAGGATGTCTACGTATGTGATAGTGCTGATAGTTTCGGCTGGACTGGCCTTCCTAGCCATCTGTATATGGCTACTGTGGATGCTCAAAAAGAAACTCAAAG TTTTGCCAACAGCTACCCCAGCTTCAATGTCGACAAATCATGAATTACAAGTTTATGATTTGAGCAGAAGTAAAGAGTATCCAACAGATCTTTCTGGACCTGGTGACCTTGTTATAGAAGGGAGCCAAGTAAATGGTCCCGATTTGCCAATGTTCAATTTCAACTGTGTTGCAGCTGCAACAAACAATTTTTCTGAAGAAAACAAGCTTGGTCAGGGGGGATTTGGCCCTGTTTACAAG GGCAAGCTTCCTGGAGGAGAGGAAATAGCAGTAAAGAGGCTTTCAAAAATCTCTGGCCAAGGCTTGCAGGAGTTCAAGAATGAAATTATTCTGATTGCCAAATTGCAGCATAGAAATCTTGTTCGATTATTGGGATGCAGCATTCAGGGTGATGAGAAGATGCTGATTTATGAATATATGCCAAATAAAAGCCTGGATTACTTCCTTTTTG ACCCTGAGAAGCAAGGGCTATTAGAGTGGAATAAACGTTTCGAAATAATTGAAGGGATCGCCAGAGGCCTTCTTTATCTCCATAGAGATTCAAGACTACGAATCATTCACCGGGACCTGAAGGCTAGTAATATTTTGTTGGACGAGGGAATGAACCCAAAGATTTCAGACTTCGGCATGGCCAGAATATTTGGGGCTAaccaaaatgaaataaacaCAAACAGAGTTGTTGGCACATA CGGTTATATGGCACCCGAATACGCCATGGAAGGCCTATTCTCAGTGAAGTCTGATGTTTATAGCTTTGGAGTATTACTCCTAGAGATTGTCAGTGGCCGAAGGAATACTAGCTTCCGTATGACAGATCACGTTATCCTTATTGCTTAT GCATGGGATCTTTGGAGTGAAGGTAAAGCAATGGAGATGGTTGATCCTTCCATCCGAGATTCATGTAACGAAAACGAAGTGTTGAGATGCATACAACTCGGCATGTTGTGCGTGCAAGATTCTGCACTTCATAGACCAAACATGGCATCAGTTGTACTCATGCTGGAGAGCAGCACAACAAGCATTCCATTGCCTAGGGAACCCACTTTTACTTCTGTCAGAGCCTCTATAGATACAGAAACTTTTATGGAAGCACAAGAAATCACTTCGTCGAATGACTTGACAGTTTCAATG GGAGAAATTTCAACTATAAGCAACGAGGTTGTGGATTGA